In one Gossypium hirsutum isolate 1008001.06 chromosome D09, Gossypium_hirsutum_v2.1, whole genome shotgun sequence genomic region, the following are encoded:
- the LOC107891587 gene encoding vacuolar protein sorting-associated protein 41 homolog isoform X2 → MSPFPSENGVEGDDEREEEEDEDVDDDEEEEEAEEDEEEPRLKYQRMGGSIPSLLSGEAASCISVAERMIALGTHDGTVHILDFLGNQVKEFAAHSAAVNDLSFDIEGEYIGSCSDDGSVVLNSLFTDEKLKFEYHRPMKAIALDPDYARKTSRRFVTGGLAGHLYFNTKKWLGYKDQVLHSGEGPIHAVKWRTSLIAWANDAGVKVYDAANDQRITFIERPRGTPHPEILLPHLVWQDDTLLVIGWGTSVKIAAIRANLNKGTNGTYKRVTSNMNQVDIVASFQTSYYISGIAPFADALVVLAYIPSEDGEKEFSSAMPSRQGNAQRPEVRIVSWNNDELATDALPVHGFEHYKAKDYSLAHAPFSGSSYAGGQWAAGDEPIYYIVSPKDVVIAKPRDAEDHISWLLQHGWHEKALAAVEAGQGRSELLDEVGSRYLDHLIVERKYAEAASLCPKLLRGSATAWERWVFHFAHLRQLPVLVPYMPTENPRLRDTAYEVALVALATNPSFHKDLLSTVKSWPRVIYSALPVISAIEPQLNTSSMTDALKEALAELYVINGQYEKAFSLYADLMKPDIFDFIEKHNLHDSIREKVVQLMMVDCKQAVNLLIQNRDLIAPSEVVSQLLNTRNKCDSRYFLHLYLHSLFEVNPHAGKDFHDMQVELYVEYEPKMLLPFLRSSQHYTLEKAYEICDRRDLLREQVFILGRMGNSKQALAVIINELGDIEEAVEFVTMQHDDDLWEELIHQCLHKPEMVGVLLEHTVGNLDPLYIVNMVPNGLEIPRLRDRLVKIITDYRTETSLRHGCNDILKADCVNLSVKYYNEAKRAVCLSNEEDDARSKRDASRASQIITPSVRNMEVKSKTRGGGRCCMCFDPFSIQNVSVVVFFCCHAYHTTCLMESTEINSTNKKGTGGPSEGLYEYEYEEEQEDDNGSEAGGPRMRCSLCTTATS, encoded by the exons ATGTCTCCCTTCCCATCCGAAAACGGCGTCGAAGGAGACGAcgagagagaagaagaagaagacgaagatgtagatgatgatgaagaagaagaagaagcggAGGAGGACGAAGAGGAGCCCAGGCTTAAGTATCAAAGAATGGGAGGTAGCATCCCTTCCCTGCTCTCAGGCGAGGCCGCCTCCTGTATCTCCGTCGCCGAACGCATGATCGCACTCGGAACGCACGATGGAACCGTTCATATCCTCGACTTTTTGGGAAATCAG GTTAAGGAATTTGCTGCTCATTCAGCTGCAGTGAATGACCTTAGTTTTGATATAGAAGGTGAATATATTGGAAGCTGTTCAGATGATGGCTCTGTTGTACTAAATAGTCTTTTCACTgacgagaaattgaaatttgaGTATCATCGTCCTATGAAAGCCATTGCACTTGACCCTGATTATGCAAGAAAAACATCTAGGAGATTTGTAACTGGTGGTTTAGCTGGTCACTTGTATTTTAATACCAAAAAGTGGCTTGGCTATAAGGATCAG gtGTTGCACTCAGGTGAAGGTCCAATCCATGCAGTGAAATGGAGAACGAGTCTCATTGCTTGGGCTAATGATGCGGGAGTAAAAGTTTATGATGCTGCAAATGATCAGCGGATTACATTTATAGAAAGACCAAGAGGGACTCCTCATCCTGAAATCTTGCTCCCTCATTTAGTTTGGCAG GATGATACTTTATTGGTGATTGGCTGGGGTACTTCTGTGAAAATTGCTGCAATAAGAGCAAATCTGAACAAGGGAACAAATGGAACATATAAGCGTGTTACGTCTAACATGAACCAAGTAGATATTGTGGCATCGTTTCAAACTAGCTATTATATATCAGGGATTGCACCTTTTGCTGATGCTTTGGTTGTTCTAGCCTATATTCCTAGTGAAGATGGAGAGAAGGAATTTAGCAGTGCAATGCCATCAAGACAG GGAAATGCACAGAGACCAGAGGTACGTATAGTGTCTTGGAACAATGATGAATTGGCAACTGATGCTCTACCTGTACATGGCTTTGAGCACTACAAAGCAAAGGACTATTCCTTGGCTCATGCCCCCTTCTCAG GCAGCAGTTATGCCGGTGGACAGTGGGCTGCTGGTGATGAACCAATATACTATATTGTATCACCAAAGGATGTTGTCATAGCAAAACCTAG GGATGCTGAGGATCACATTTCATGGCTTCTTCAACATGGATGGCATGAAAAAGCTTTAGCAGCAGTTGAGGCTGGGCAGGGACGAAGTGAACTTCTTGATGaa GTCGGATCTAGATACCTTGATCATTTGATTGTGGAAAGGAAATATGCTGAGGCTGCATCCTTGTGTCCTAAATTGTTGCGAGGATCTGCTACAGCTTGGGAAAG ATGGGTATTCCATTTTGCTCATCTCCGTCAGCTTCCTGTATTGGTTCCATATATGCCAACAGAAAACCCCAGGCTGCGTGATACTGCTTATGAG GTTGCTCTTGTGGCTCTGGCAACAAATCCATCATTTCATAAGGATCTTTTGTCAACTGTTAAATCATGGCCACGTGTCATTTATTCCGCATTGCCTGTCATTTCTGCAATTGAGCCCCAGCTAAATACTTCGTCAATGACTGATGCCCTTAAAGAG GCACTTGCAGAGTTGTATGTTATTAATGGGCAGTATGAGAAAGCTTTTTCACTGTATGCTGAT CTCATGAAGCCAGATATATTTGACTTCATTGAAAAGCACAACTTGCATGATTCTATTCGTGAAAAG GTTGTGCAGTTGATGATGGTTGATTGTAAGCAAGCAGTTAATTTGTTGATCCAAAATAGGGACTTAATTGCACCATCTGAAGTTGTTTCACAGCTTCTGAATACTAGAAATAAGTGTGATTCGAGATATTTCTTGCATTTATATCTGCATTCCTTGTTTGAAGTAAACCCACATGCTGGCAAGGATTTTCATGATATGCAG GTAGAGCTTTATGTTGAGTATGAGCCGAAGATGCTACTTCCTTTTCTTCGCAGTAGTCAACATTACACATTGGAGAAG GCGTATGAGATCTGTGATAGAAGAGATCTTTTAAGGGAGCAAGTATTCATCCTTGGAAGAATGGGGAATTCAAAACAAGCTCTTGCTGTCATCATAAATGAATTAGGAGATATAGAAGAG GCTGTAGAATTTGTGACCATGCAGCATGATGACGATCTTTGGGAAGAACTAATTCATCAATGCCTCCATAAACCAGAAATG GTGGGCGTCTTATTGGAACACACTGTTGGCAATCTTGATCCTCTCTATATTGTAAATATGGTGCCCAATGGCCTAGAGATACCTCG gctGAGGGATCGTCTAGTCAAAATTATTACTGATTACAGAACTGAAACTTCTCTCAGACATGGCTGCAACGATATACTTAAG GCTGATTGTGTTAACCTGTCGGTAAAATACTACAATGAAGCGAAACGAGCAGTTTGCTTGagtaatgaagaagatgatgcacGATCCAAGAGGGATGCCAGTAGAGCTTCTCAAATCATAACACCTAGTGTGAGAAACATGGAGGTTAAGTCTAAAACAAGGGGAGGTGGAAGATGTTGCATGTGTTTTGATCCTTTCTCGATACAAAACGTATCAGTCGTCGTGTTCTTTTGCTGCCATGCTTATCACACGACTTGCTTGATGGAATCTACTGAAATTAATAGCACCAACAAAAAAGGGACTGGAGGCCCCTCTGAGGGGTTATATGAGTATGAATATGAGGAGGAGCAGGAGGATGACAATGGTAGCGAGGCCGGTGGTCCTCGGATGCGATGTAGTCTATGTACTACAGCTACGAGTTAA
- the LOC107891587 gene encoding vacuolar protein sorting-associated protein 41 homolog isoform X1, with product MSPFPSENGVEGDDEREEEEDEDVDDDEEEEEAEEDEEEPRLKYQRMGGSIPSLLSGEAASCISVAERMIALGTHDGTVHILDFLGNQVKEFAAHSAAVNDLSFDIEGEYIGSCSDDGSVVLNSLFTDEKLKFEYHRPMKAIALDPDYARKTSRRFVTGGLAGHLYFNTKKWLGYKDQVLHSGEGPIHAVKWRTSLIAWANDAGVKVYDAANDQRITFIERPRGTPHPEILLPHLVWQDDTLLVIGWGTSVKIAAIRANLNKGTNGTYKRVTSNMNQVDIVASFQTSYYISGIAPFADALVVLAYIPSEDGEKEFSSAMPSRQQGNAQRPEVRIVSWNNDELATDALPVHGFEHYKAKDYSLAHAPFSGSSYAGGQWAAGDEPIYYIVSPKDVVIAKPRDAEDHISWLLQHGWHEKALAAVEAGQGRSELLDEVGSRYLDHLIVERKYAEAASLCPKLLRGSATAWERWVFHFAHLRQLPVLVPYMPTENPRLRDTAYEVALVALATNPSFHKDLLSTVKSWPRVIYSALPVISAIEPQLNTSSMTDALKEALAELYVINGQYEKAFSLYADLMKPDIFDFIEKHNLHDSIREKVVQLMMVDCKQAVNLLIQNRDLIAPSEVVSQLLNTRNKCDSRYFLHLYLHSLFEVNPHAGKDFHDMQVELYVEYEPKMLLPFLRSSQHYTLEKAYEICDRRDLLREQVFILGRMGNSKQALAVIINELGDIEEAVEFVTMQHDDDLWEELIHQCLHKPEMVGVLLEHTVGNLDPLYIVNMVPNGLEIPRLRDRLVKIITDYRTETSLRHGCNDILKADCVNLSVKYYNEAKRAVCLSNEEDDARSKRDASRASQIITPSVRNMEVKSKTRGGGRCCMCFDPFSIQNVSVVVFFCCHAYHTTCLMESTEINSTNKKGTGGPSEGLYEYEYEEEQEDDNGSEAGGPRMRCSLCTTATS from the exons ATGTCTCCCTTCCCATCCGAAAACGGCGTCGAAGGAGACGAcgagagagaagaagaagaagacgaagatgtagatgatgatgaagaagaagaagaagcggAGGAGGACGAAGAGGAGCCCAGGCTTAAGTATCAAAGAATGGGAGGTAGCATCCCTTCCCTGCTCTCAGGCGAGGCCGCCTCCTGTATCTCCGTCGCCGAACGCATGATCGCACTCGGAACGCACGATGGAACCGTTCATATCCTCGACTTTTTGGGAAATCAG GTTAAGGAATTTGCTGCTCATTCAGCTGCAGTGAATGACCTTAGTTTTGATATAGAAGGTGAATATATTGGAAGCTGTTCAGATGATGGCTCTGTTGTACTAAATAGTCTTTTCACTgacgagaaattgaaatttgaGTATCATCGTCCTATGAAAGCCATTGCACTTGACCCTGATTATGCAAGAAAAACATCTAGGAGATTTGTAACTGGTGGTTTAGCTGGTCACTTGTATTTTAATACCAAAAAGTGGCTTGGCTATAAGGATCAG gtGTTGCACTCAGGTGAAGGTCCAATCCATGCAGTGAAATGGAGAACGAGTCTCATTGCTTGGGCTAATGATGCGGGAGTAAAAGTTTATGATGCTGCAAATGATCAGCGGATTACATTTATAGAAAGACCAAGAGGGACTCCTCATCCTGAAATCTTGCTCCCTCATTTAGTTTGGCAG GATGATACTTTATTGGTGATTGGCTGGGGTACTTCTGTGAAAATTGCTGCAATAAGAGCAAATCTGAACAAGGGAACAAATGGAACATATAAGCGTGTTACGTCTAACATGAACCAAGTAGATATTGTGGCATCGTTTCAAACTAGCTATTATATATCAGGGATTGCACCTTTTGCTGATGCTTTGGTTGTTCTAGCCTATATTCCTAGTGAAGATGGAGAGAAGGAATTTAGCAGTGCAATGCCATCAAGACAG CAGGGAAATGCACAGAGACCAGAGGTACGTATAGTGTCTTGGAACAATGATGAATTGGCAACTGATGCTCTACCTGTACATGGCTTTGAGCACTACAAAGCAAAGGACTATTCCTTGGCTCATGCCCCCTTCTCAG GCAGCAGTTATGCCGGTGGACAGTGGGCTGCTGGTGATGAACCAATATACTATATTGTATCACCAAAGGATGTTGTCATAGCAAAACCTAG GGATGCTGAGGATCACATTTCATGGCTTCTTCAACATGGATGGCATGAAAAAGCTTTAGCAGCAGTTGAGGCTGGGCAGGGACGAAGTGAACTTCTTGATGaa GTCGGATCTAGATACCTTGATCATTTGATTGTGGAAAGGAAATATGCTGAGGCTGCATCCTTGTGTCCTAAATTGTTGCGAGGATCTGCTACAGCTTGGGAAAG ATGGGTATTCCATTTTGCTCATCTCCGTCAGCTTCCTGTATTGGTTCCATATATGCCAACAGAAAACCCCAGGCTGCGTGATACTGCTTATGAG GTTGCTCTTGTGGCTCTGGCAACAAATCCATCATTTCATAAGGATCTTTTGTCAACTGTTAAATCATGGCCACGTGTCATTTATTCCGCATTGCCTGTCATTTCTGCAATTGAGCCCCAGCTAAATACTTCGTCAATGACTGATGCCCTTAAAGAG GCACTTGCAGAGTTGTATGTTATTAATGGGCAGTATGAGAAAGCTTTTTCACTGTATGCTGAT CTCATGAAGCCAGATATATTTGACTTCATTGAAAAGCACAACTTGCATGATTCTATTCGTGAAAAG GTTGTGCAGTTGATGATGGTTGATTGTAAGCAAGCAGTTAATTTGTTGATCCAAAATAGGGACTTAATTGCACCATCTGAAGTTGTTTCACAGCTTCTGAATACTAGAAATAAGTGTGATTCGAGATATTTCTTGCATTTATATCTGCATTCCTTGTTTGAAGTAAACCCACATGCTGGCAAGGATTTTCATGATATGCAG GTAGAGCTTTATGTTGAGTATGAGCCGAAGATGCTACTTCCTTTTCTTCGCAGTAGTCAACATTACACATTGGAGAAG GCGTATGAGATCTGTGATAGAAGAGATCTTTTAAGGGAGCAAGTATTCATCCTTGGAAGAATGGGGAATTCAAAACAAGCTCTTGCTGTCATCATAAATGAATTAGGAGATATAGAAGAG GCTGTAGAATTTGTGACCATGCAGCATGATGACGATCTTTGGGAAGAACTAATTCATCAATGCCTCCATAAACCAGAAATG GTGGGCGTCTTATTGGAACACACTGTTGGCAATCTTGATCCTCTCTATATTGTAAATATGGTGCCCAATGGCCTAGAGATACCTCG gctGAGGGATCGTCTAGTCAAAATTATTACTGATTACAGAACTGAAACTTCTCTCAGACATGGCTGCAACGATATACTTAAG GCTGATTGTGTTAACCTGTCGGTAAAATACTACAATGAAGCGAAACGAGCAGTTTGCTTGagtaatgaagaagatgatgcacGATCCAAGAGGGATGCCAGTAGAGCTTCTCAAATCATAACACCTAGTGTGAGAAACATGGAGGTTAAGTCTAAAACAAGGGGAGGTGGAAGATGTTGCATGTGTTTTGATCCTTTCTCGATACAAAACGTATCAGTCGTCGTGTTCTTTTGCTGCCATGCTTATCACACGACTTGCTTGATGGAATCTACTGAAATTAATAGCACCAACAAAAAAGGGACTGGAGGCCCCTCTGAGGGGTTATATGAGTATGAATATGAGGAGGAGCAGGAGGATGACAATGGTAGCGAGGCCGGTGGTCCTCGGATGCGATGTAGTCTATGTACTACAGCTACGAGTTAA